A section of the Malus sylvestris chromosome 17, drMalSylv7.2, whole genome shotgun sequence genome encodes:
- the LOC126612423 gene encoding MDIS1-interacting receptor like kinase 2-like produces the protein MMRFSAYCDKVCFLACLILSLQLNSSQKTVFASANSTEAEALLKWKASFQNQTENNLTSWMNANEAPCNTWIGVSCNSAGSVNRLNLTNSGIQGTLLEFPFMSLPNLAYVDLSYNELFDQIPPEISSLTKLIYFDVSYNQMSGKIPPEISLLTNLQVLHLNANKFNGSIPQEIGQLKFVYELALNYNNLEGSIPASMGNLSQLSSLTLSGNQLSGSIPPAIGNLSNLVELYLFDNYLSSPIPQSFGNLKNLTMVFLYNNTLSGSIPTSLGNLTNLVYLSLYDNKLSGTIPEEIGNLKFVVTLDLARNQLNGTIPSSFGNLSSLENLYLRGNQLSGSIPQEMENLMKLTLLDLGTNRFSGYLPRDICRGGLLQKFTAEKNEFTGPIPKSLKDCKSLVRVRLEGNQFTSNNISEDFGVYPNLQFVDLSHNNLHGEISHIWGQCPNLTTLRIAGNKLTGSIPSEIVNANKIQELDFSANHLVGVVPKDLGRLTSMLNLKLNGNQLSGSIPSEFGAFTELEHLDVSTNKLNGSIPSIVGELVRLNYLNLSNNNFSQEIPFQLGKLFHLSQLDLSRNLLGGKIPSEISNMQSLEWLNLSHNNLSGLIPATFDGMRGLLYIDVSYNRLQGPIPNNKAFQDGHSFEGNEGLCGNVVGLQSCNKHVSKRKNNRKLVFAIVFPILGVVLLAFLAIFFIGTRRKKEPETEKSDIHDEVFSISHFDGKKLYWEIICATNAFDSKFCIGKGGSGSVYMAKLPSGSIVAVKKLHQKLDSVETSQKEFHNEISALINTRHRNIVKLCGFCSNSQHSFLVYEYLEKGSLASILSKEDEAKELDWSRRVRIVQGVAHALSYMHHDCVPPIVHRDISSSNILLDYDYEPCVSDFGTAKLLNPDSSHWSSLAGTLGYVAPELAYTMKVTEKCDVYSFGVLALEVITGKRLGDLISSFSSPSACENKLLKDVLDQRLPPPTPEVANELTTIARVAIACRHSQPQSRPTMHMVSQSLSFQTAASNGGPIITLEELIKI, from the exons ATGATGAGATTTTCAGCTTATTGCGATAAAGTATGCTTTCTAGCTTGCCTTATCTTGTCTCTTCAGCTAAATTCATCACAAAAAACTGTTTTTGCTTCTGCCAATTCCACTGAAGCAGAAGCACTTCTCAAATGGAAAGCTAGCTttcaaaaccaaaccgaaaacaACCTGACCTCATGGATGAATGCAAATGAAGCTCCATGCAATACTTGGATTGGTGTTTCATGCAACTCAGCTGGAAGTGTCAACAGATTAAACCTCACCAATTCTGGTATACAAGGTACTCTACTTGAATTTCCATTCATGTCATTGCCTAATCTCGCATATGTTGATCTAAGCTACAACGAACTTTTTGATCAAATCCCACCTGAGATCAGTTCCCTCACCAAACTCATCTACTTTGATGTCTCTTATAATCAAATGTCTGGAAAAATCCCACCCGAAATCAGTCTTCTAACAAATCTTCAAGTCCTTCACCTAAATGCAAATAAGTTCAATGGCTCAATTCCTCAAGAAATAGGCCAACTTAAATTTGTCTATGAGCTAGCTCTAAACTATAATAATTTAGAGGGTTCAATTCCAGCTTCTATGGGTAATCTGAGCCAATTGAGCTCTTTGACACTCTCCGGAAACCAACTTTCGGGTTCTATTCCTCCTGCAATAGGAAACCTTTCAAACTTGGTTGAACTTTACCTGTTTGACAACTATTTATCAAGCCCAATCCCTCAGAGTTTCGGAAACTTGAAAAATCTAACCATGGTGTTCTTGTACAACAATACCCTTTCTGGTTCGATCCCAACTTCTTTGGGCAATTTGACAAACCTtgtttatctctctctctacgaCAATAAACTTTCCGGTACTATTCCTGAAGAGAttggaaacttgaaatttgTTGTGACTCTAGACCTGGCCCGCAATCAGCTCAATGGAACCATTCCCTCTTCATTCGGCAACTTGAGCAGCCTAGAAAACCTATACCTCCGCGGCAACCAGCTATCTGGATCAATCCCCCAAGAGATGGAGAATCTAATGAAGTTGACGCTACTTGACTTGGGTACTAACCGATTTTCTGGTTATTTGCCTCGAGATATTTGTAGAGGTGGACTGCTACAAAAGTTTACTGCAGAGAAGAACGAGTTTACAGGTCCAATCCCGAAAAGCTTGAAAGATTGCAAGAGCTTAGTCAGAGTCCGTCTTGAAGGGAACCAATTTACAAGCAATAATATATCTGAAGACTTTGGCGTCTATCCGAATCTTCAGTTTGTAGACCTAAGCCACAACAACTTACATGGCGAAATCTCACACATATGGGGACAGTGTCCAAACTTAACAACCCTACGGATTGCGGGGAACAAGCTTACTGGTAGCATACCATCTGAGATTGTCAATgcaaataaaattcaagaactCGATTTTTCTGCGAATCATCTGGTTGGGGTGGTTCCCAAGGATTTGGGGAGATTGACTTCTATGCTGAACCTGAAGTTGAATGGCAATCAGCTTTCGGGTTCTATACCCTCAGAATTCGGAGCATTCACTGAACTCGAACATCTTGACGTGTCCACCAACAAGTTGAATGGGTCAATTCCAAGCATTGTTGGCGAATTGGTCCGTTTAAACTACTTGAATTTGAGCAACAACAATTTCAGTCAAGAAATTCCATTTCAGTTGGGGAAGTTATTTCACCTGTCACAGTTAGATTTAAGTCGTAACTTACTTGGCGGCAAGATACCATCAGAAATTAGCAATATGCAGAGCTTGGAGTGGCTGAATCTTTCCCACAATAATCTTTCCGGTCTCATTCCAGCAACGTTTGATGGAATGCGTGGCTTGTTGTACATAGACGTATCCTACAATCGCTTGCAGGGCCCCATccccaacaacaaagcatttcaAGATGGTCACAGCTTTGAAGGGAACGAAGGATTGTGTGGAAATGTTGTAGGTCTACAATCCTGCAATAAGCACgtctcaaaaagaaaaaacaacagAAAACTCGTGTTTGCAATCGTTTTCCCTATCTTGGGAGTAGTTTTACTTGCTTTCCTTGCAATTTTCTTCATCGgaacaagaagaaagaaagagccAGAAACAGAAAAGAGTGATATCCATGATGAAGTTTTTTCAATCTCTCATTTTGATGGAAAAAAATTGTATTGGGAGATCATATGTGCAACCAATGCTTTTGACTCCAAATTTTGCATTGGGAAGGGAGGATCCGGAAGTGTCTACATGGCAAAGCTACCATCAGGCAGCATAGTTGCAGTGAAGAAACTCCATCAAAAACTTGACAGCGTGGAGACATCACAGAAGGAGTTCCACAATGAAATAAGCGCACTAATCAATACACGACATCGAAACATTGTGAAACTTTGTGGTTTTTGTTCAAATTCACAGCACTCCTTTCTGGTCTATGAATATCTAGAAAAGGGTAGTCTGGCTTCAATCTTGAGCAAAGAAGACGAAGCAAAAGAATTGGATTGGAGTAGGAGGGTGAGAATTGTACAAGGCGTAGCTCATGCACTGTCTTACATGCATCATGATTGCGTGCCGCCAATTGTACACCGAGACATATCAAGCAGCAACATTTTACTCGATTACGACTATGAGCCTTGTGTTTCAGACTTCGGCACTGCTAAGCTTTTGAATCCAGACTCATCGCATTGGAGCTCCCTTGCAGGCACACTCGGATATGTGGCACCAG AGTTGGCCTACACAATGAAGGTAACCGAGAAATGTGACGTTTATAGCTTCGGAGTGCTAGCACTGGAAGTGATCACGGGAAAGCGACTAGGTGATTTAATCTCATCCTTTTCGTCTCCATCCGCGTGTGAAAACAAATTGCTGAAGGATGTATTAGACCAACGGCTTCCACCTCCTACACCTGAAGTTGCAAATGAACTGACAACCATTGCAAGGGTAGCAATCGCATGCAGGCATTCGCAACCGCAATCAAGGCCAACAATGCACATGGTTTCTCAGTCATTATCATTTCAAACTGCAGCTTCCAATGGAGGACCAATCATCACACTTGAAGAACTCATTAAGATTTAA